The following are from one region of the Paenalkalicoccus suaedae genome:
- a CDS encoding DnaD domain-containing protein: protein MMKKGLSLFTEAPFTLPGVFFRSYKQLGLTDSQFLVLLHIHQFHHENHFFPTPTDLCERMTLTENECTTVLKQLLKSQFIKIEEQVADKIEETIQIAPLFERMYELAAAEQEEKTATSTKELEGKLFQSFEEEFARPLTPMEAEMISMWLDDDKHDVTMIQAALREAVLSSKLNFRYIDRILHEWKRKNIRTTGDAKEHSANFRKKAPKVGQAKPRPSYNWLEGGR from the coding sequence ATGATGAAGAAAGGACTATCGTTATTCACGGAAGCACCGTTCACCCTTCCAGGAGTATTCTTTCGTTCCTATAAGCAGCTAGGACTGACAGACTCTCAATTTTTAGTGCTATTGCACATTCATCAGTTTCATCACGAGAATCATTTTTTCCCAACACCAACTGATTTGTGTGAAAGAATGACGTTAACTGAGAATGAATGTACAACGGTACTAAAGCAACTGCTAAAAAGTCAGTTCATAAAAATTGAAGAGCAGGTAGCAGATAAGATCGAAGAAACAATTCAAATAGCTCCACTGTTTGAGCGAATGTATGAGCTCGCTGCAGCGGAGCAGGAAGAGAAGACTGCAACCTCAACGAAGGAGCTTGAAGGAAAGCTATTCCAGTCGTTTGAAGAGGAATTTGCACGACCTTTAACACCAATGGAGGCAGAGATGATCTCCATGTGGTTAGATGATGATAAGCACGATGTGACGATGATTCAGGCCGCTCTTCGAGAGGCCGTGCTATCGTCGAAGCTTAACTTCCGCTATATTGACCGCATCCTGCACGAATGGAAGCGAAAAAACATACGAACAACTGGGGATGCGAAAGAGCACAGTGCAAACTTTAGAAAAAAGGCTCCTAAAGTTGGACAGGCTAAACCAAGACCAAGCTACAATTGGCTTGAGGGAGGGAGATAG
- the nth gene encoding endonuclease III — protein sequence MLTKVQIRHVLDTMTEMFPDAECELTHSNPFELTIAVLLSAQATDALVNKVTPGLFEKYKTPEDYLSVPLEELEQDIRRIGLFRSKAKNIQKLCRSLIDDYGGVIPQERDELVKLAGVGRKTANVVTSVAFGEPAIAVDTHVERVSKRLALCRWKDSVLEVEKTLMRKIPRDEWSDTHHRMIFFGRYHCKAQSPRCTECPLLDLCREGKKRVKVTG from the coding sequence GTGCTTACGAAGGTACAAATAAGACATGTTTTAGATACGATGACGGAGATGTTTCCTGACGCTGAGTGTGAGCTTACGCATAGTAATCCATTTGAGCTGACGATTGCTGTTTTACTCTCTGCACAAGCGACAGATGCATTAGTAAACAAGGTGACGCCAGGATTATTTGAGAAGTATAAAACGCCAGAAGATTACTTATCCGTGCCACTTGAGGAGCTAGAGCAGGATATTAGACGAATTGGCTTATTTCGCAGTAAAGCGAAAAATATTCAAAAACTTTGCAGGTCTTTAATTGATGACTACGGTGGCGTGATTCCACAGGAGCGAGATGAGCTCGTAAAGCTTGCTGGTGTTGGTCGAAAGACAGCAAATGTCGTGACTTCAGTAGCATTTGGTGAGCCTGCCATAGCCGTAGATACGCACGTAGAAAGAGTAAGTAAACGTCTTGCTCTATGCAGGTGGAAGGACTCTGTTTTAGAAGTAGAGAAGACCCTTATGCGAAAAATCCCTAGAGATGAGTGGTCTGATACGCATCATCGTATGATCTTTTTTGGCAGATATCACTGTAAGGCTCAGTCGCCAAGATGCACCGAGTGCCCTTTATTAGATCTTTGCCGTGAGGGAAAGAAACGAGTGAAGGTGACGGGGTAG
- a CDS encoding YpoC family protein — MENWRLVNKSTFEEVLSQFEFSSTLKDARISFFTRMNSKVVELGMLLKQDLNAYSLQLERAVIELDLFLLLLEKKDVSGLTVEELFNNHKKCEPLNYHERLSYVLQNRSHFSSLRTFKGMLDETKKKSAVIVR; from the coding sequence ATGGAGAATTGGCGCTTAGTAAATAAATCAACGTTTGAAGAAGTACTAAGTCAGTTTGAGTTTTCTTCTACTTTAAAGGATGCTAGAATTAGCTTTTTTACTAGGATGAATAGTAAAGTGGTTGAGCTTGGTATGTTATTAAAGCAAGATCTTAATGCGTATTCACTTCAATTAGAGCGCGCTGTTATTGAGCTTGACCTTTTTCTATTGCTTTTAGAAAAAAAAGATGTTTCAGGACTAACTGTTGAAGAGCTTTTTAATAATCATAAAAAGTGTGAGCCTTTAAACTATCACGAAAGGCTGTCTTACGTTTTACAAAACCGCAGCCATTTTTCAAGCCTACGAACGTTTAAAGGAATGCTTGATGAAACAAAAAAGAAGTCTGCTGTTATAGTGCGTTAA
- a CDS encoding PBP1A family penicillin-binding protein codes for MSENLSRKARKQTKSKKESGSTKPKKSKKGLVKKLAIALLIMGAVVILAGGITAFAIMRDAPELDREMLQLSQVPQLLDSSDEEFGSIETGETRRSADISDVPDVLKDAVVSIEDVRFYDHFGVDLRRVGGAVLANISNGFGSEGASTITQQVVKNLFFDFDKTITRKLQEQYLAVKLEQQLSKDQILELYLNAIYFSDGRYGVVEAANYYFSKELNELTIEDAALLAGIPQRPNAHNPITNPEQAEARRNVVIDQMVRYEKITAEEGEAAKAVPVADQLDITDRGGNEYQSYIDQVFTEVEEIEGIEWNDIYSGGLKIYTNLDQDLQSHVERVMQTDEFVQFPDEAFQAGITLMDTETGQVRAIGGMRGEAEVQMGFNFATNANRQAGSTSKPIFAYGPAIEQNQWSTGHVIEDEEYFYADNETPVRNFSRTFRGPVSMREALRDSLNVPAVKALDEAGIDAAGDFASGIGIPVDTVQQSYALGSNTVSSYEMAGAYAAFGNGGTYNEPHTVRKIEFPDGQVIEVTPEPEVAMQDYTAFMISDMLKDVLTDGTGTRAAVSGVPIAGKTGSSNFDSETRERLNLSPDANVIPDAWFVGYSTDLTAAVWTGYSNNSDGVIDRDNNEHHISQNLFQSVMEYAHEGLDTADFSQPDSVVAVEVERTTGLLPSEFTPSSEITTEFFVRGTEPTQVSEEFEIDVEPELTGLNADYEEETTSIFASWDFPDELRSDYSFRLEVGTNGSFQEIDTSKDLQYRLTGAEPGVTYTISVTVVSDEDGSEPSSLSVDVTVPEEEPEEEELNEELNEENMEENNEEVPENEGNQNEENQGNEEENPGNTNEPGAGNPGGGNGGGAGNGGSDGGSGNGGNENTPPEETPPPEDEGNASTSDTNEDPEASTSDANNSNVSTSSQNNSNNSTNNE; via the coding sequence ATGTCAGAAAATCTTTCTCGGAAAGCCAGAAAACAAACAAAATCAAAAAAAGAATCTGGCTCAACGAAACCTAAAAAAAGTAAAAAAGGGTTAGTAAAAAAATTAGCTATTGCGCTACTTATCATGGGAGCAGTTGTTATTTTAGCAGGAGGTATCACGGCATTTGCTATTATGCGAGATGCCCCTGAATTAGATCGTGAGATGCTTCAACTATCACAAGTGCCACAGCTACTCGATAGTAGTGATGAAGAATTTGGCTCGATTGAAACTGGAGAGACAAGACGTTCCGCAGACATTAGCGATGTCCCTGACGTTTTAAAGGATGCTGTAGTCTCGATTGAGGACGTTCGCTTTTATGATCACTTCGGCGTAGATCTACGACGCGTAGGAGGTGCCGTACTCGCTAACATCTCAAACGGTTTTGGTAGTGAGGGAGCTAGTACGATTACGCAACAGGTTGTTAAAAATCTGTTCTTTGATTTTGATAAAACGATCACCCGTAAACTGCAAGAGCAATACTTAGCAGTCAAGCTTGAGCAACAGCTATCGAAAGACCAAATTTTAGAACTTTATTTAAATGCTATTTACTTTAGTGATGGTCGCTACGGCGTTGTTGAAGCTGCTAATTATTACTTTAGTAAAGAGTTAAATGAGCTTACGATTGAGGATGCTGCTCTATTGGCCGGTATTCCTCAACGTCCGAACGCACACAATCCAATTACGAACCCTGAGCAAGCTGAGGCTCGTCGTAATGTGGTTATTGATCAAATGGTCCGTTATGAAAAAATTACAGCCGAAGAAGGCGAGGCTGCAAAAGCAGTACCTGTTGCAGATCAGTTAGACATTACGGATCGCGGCGGCAATGAATATCAATCATATATCGATCAAGTCTTTACGGAAGTAGAAGAAATTGAAGGCATTGAGTGGAATGATATTTACTCAGGTGGATTAAAAATCTATACAAACCTAGATCAAGATCTTCAGTCTCACGTGGAACGCGTGATGCAAACAGATGAATTCGTTCAATTTCCTGACGAGGCTTTTCAAGCTGGTATTACTTTAATGGATACAGAAACTGGGCAGGTTCGTGCCATTGGCGGCATGCGCGGCGAAGCCGAAGTTCAAATGGGATTTAATTTTGCTACAAATGCAAACAGGCAAGCAGGTTCTACTAGTAAGCCAATTTTCGCTTATGGTCCTGCCATCGAACAAAATCAGTGGTCAACGGGACATGTTATCGAGGATGAAGAGTACTTTTACGCAGATAATGAGACTCCCGTTCGCAACTTTAGCCGAACATTCCGTGGTCCTGTCTCTATGAGAGAAGCATTAAGAGACTCACTAAACGTACCTGCAGTCAAGGCTTTAGATGAAGCAGGAATAGATGCGGCCGGTGATTTTGCAAGTGGCATAGGTATTCCCGTAGATACCGTGCAACAATCATATGCATTAGGCTCGAATACCGTTTCTTCTTATGAAATGGCTGGTGCTTATGCAGCATTTGGTAATGGTGGAACATACAACGAACCACATACCGTGCGTAAAATCGAGTTTCCTGATGGACAGGTAATCGAAGTAACACCTGAGCCAGAGGTAGCTATGCAAGACTATACAGCATTCATGATTTCTGACATGTTAAAGGATGTTTTAACAGATGGTACCGGCACGCGTGCTGCCGTTTCCGGAGTACCGATCGCTGGTAAGACAGGATCAAGTAACTTTGATAGTGAGACACGTGAACGGTTAAATTTAAGTCCTGATGCGAACGTGATTCCTGATGCGTGGTTTGTCGGCTACTCGACGGATTTAACAGCAGCTGTTTGGACGGGATATAGCAACAACTCCGATGGTGTGATTGACCGGGATAATAATGAGCATCATATTTCACAAAACCTTTTCCAGTCTGTCATGGAGTACGCACATGAAGGATTAGATACAGCAGACTTCTCTCAGCCCGACTCTGTCGTAGCTGTCGAAGTCGAGCGCACTACTGGTTTGTTACCTAGTGAATTCACACCTTCAAGTGAAATAACAACAGAATTCTTTGTACGAGGCACAGAGCCAACACAAGTATCAGAGGAATTTGAAATTGATGTCGAGCCAGAACTAACTGGTTTAAATGCGGATTACGAAGAAGAGACGACTTCTATCTTCGCTTCATGGGACTTCCCAGATGAGTTACGCAGTGACTACTCCTTCCGATTAGAAGTTGGAACGAACGGTTCTTTCCAAGAAATTGATACGTCGAAGGATTTACAGTATCGTTTAACTGGAGCTGAACCAGGAGTGACGTACACGATTTCTGTAACAGTTGTATCGGATGAAGATGGATCTGAGCCAAGCTCGCTCTCGGTCGATGTAACAGTACCAGAGGAAGAGCCTGAAGAAGAAGAACTTAACGAAGAACTAAACGAAGAAAATATGGAAGAAAATAATGAAGAGGTGCCCGAGAATGAGGGCAACCAAAATGAAGAAAACCAAGGTAATGAGGAAGAGAACCCTGGTAACACGAATGAGCCCGGAGCTGGTAATCCTGGCGGCGGCAACGGTGGAGGAGCTGGCAATGGTGGCTCCGATGGCGGTTCTGGTAACGGCGGTAACGAAAATACCCCACCAGAAGAGACACCTCCTCCAGAGGATGAAGGAAACGCATCTACTTCGGATACGAATGAGGATCCAGAAGCATCTACAAGTGATGCTAACAACTCAAATGTATCGACAAGTAGCCAGAACAATAGTAACAATAGTACAAACAACGAATAA
- the recU gene encoding Holliday junction resolvase RecU — translation MSINYPNGKKFTKKRIPEGKKNVYKKDDSFGNRGMSFEDDINETNDYYLAHEFAVIHKKPTPLQIVNVHYPKRSAAVVTEAYFQKPSTTDYNGLYNGYYIDFEAKETKNKTSFPLKNFHDHQLTHMERVVKHSGIAFILLHFAYHGEVYFLPAEYLLRFCETMERKSIPKVEIEEHGILVKTGYMPRIDYLKAVDTYLATRNK, via the coding sequence GTGAGTATCAACTATCCTAACGGAAAAAAATTTACGAAAAAGCGAATCCCTGAAGGGAAAAAAAACGTCTACAAAAAAGACGATAGCTTCGGCAATCGTGGGATGAGCTTTGAAGATGATATTAACGAGACAAACGACTATTATCTTGCACATGAATTTGCCGTCATTCATAAAAAGCCAACCCCATTGCAAATCGTTAACGTGCACTACCCTAAAAGAAGTGCTGCTGTCGTAACAGAAGCTTATTTCCAAAAGCCTTCGACGACAGATTATAACGGTCTTTATAATGGCTACTATATTGACTTCGAAGCAAAAGAAACAAAAAATAAAACGAGCTTTCCACTTAAAAACTTTCACGACCATCAGCTCACTCATATGGAGCGCGTTGTGAAGCATTCTGGAATTGCCTTTATCTTGCTCCACTTTGCCTATCATGGTGAAGTATATTTTTTACCTGCAGAATACCTACTCAGATTTTGTGAAACGATGGAGAGGAAGTCGATCCCTAAGGTAGAGATTGAGGAGCATGGGATTCTTGTAAAAACCGGCTATATGCCAAGAATTGATTATTTAAAAGCAGTAGATACGTATTTGGCTACTCGCAACAAATAG
- a CDS encoding MerR family transcriptional regulator yields MTKVFKTREVAQLLDVDPTTVMRWMKSFSLHANKNEAGHYEIPESSVSELVMIKEKLASGSRLEEILMQKRGRSFQEYVEPSVIEEKLEKLLFRLETIDRQVQAKADESYAIRTQHHRKELDDINRFLEELSLRINRLETMQTDVNHEEAQTHFKKRFASLFSF; encoded by the coding sequence ATGACAAAAGTTTTTAAAACGCGGGAAGTGGCGCAACTATTGGATGTCGATCCTACTACAGTCATGAGATGGATGAAGAGCTTTAGCCTACATGCGAACAAAAATGAAGCAGGACACTATGAGATTCCGGAGAGCTCCGTCAGTGAACTAGTCATGATAAAAGAGAAGCTCGCAAGTGGGAGCAGATTAGAGGAGATTTTAATGCAAAAACGAGGCAGATCTTTTCAAGAGTATGTGGAGCCAAGTGTTATTGAGGAAAAGCTTGAGAAGCTTTTATTTCGATTAGAGACGATTGATCGTCAAGTTCAGGCGAAAGCCGATGAGTCGTATGCGATCAGAACGCAACATCATAGAAAGGAATTAGATGATATTAACCGCTTCTTAGAGGAGCTATCGCTTCGGATTAATCGCCTAGAAACGATGCAAACAGATGTAAATCATGAAGAAGCACAAACTCATTTTAAGAAACGATTCGCAAGTCTATTTAGTTTCTGA
- a CDS encoding YppE family protein: MTTIKAPTDELRSLNQEALQYFMRYREGEEEADFFQTVKPFADSVHEKLEWWTPQALKLIEKEKPAYLHAQQIDQLVENFEVVSVTCFQKDTKRKRFKEQVKSIEYTLQLVIQTIDEQSA, from the coding sequence ATGACTACTATTAAAGCACCAACAGATGAGCTTCGTTCGCTCAATCAGGAGGCGCTACAATATTTTATGCGATATAGAGAGGGAGAAGAAGAGGCAGACTTTTTTCAGACAGTAAAGCCATTTGCTGATAGTGTCCATGAAAAGCTTGAATGGTGGACACCACAGGCGTTGAAGCTTATTGAGAAAGAGAAGCCAGCTTATCTTCATGCACAACAGATTGATCAATTAGTCGAAAATTTTGAAGTGGTATCTGTCACGTGTTTTCAAAAAGATACTAAAAGAAAAAGGTTTAAAGAGCAAGTTAAGTCAATTGAGTATACGTTGCAATTGGTGATTCAAACAATTGACGAGCAATCAGCTTAG
- the cbpA gene encoding cyclic di-AMP binding protein CbpA — translation MKIKYNIIEKSQVANCKESYTLGQALDVLEESGYRCIPVLDESEKMFVGNIYVQQVYEALAKHTLSKEDTIASLIQDKDVFMQEDASFFRIFSLIKRYPYLAILNEREEFAGILTHANVMAILEDSWGIQSGNYTLTVSTQEYQGALSLLVESIREYTSLHSLMTLDNESTFFRRIIVTLPSDVTEDTLERLINHLEDRGFRVFDVEKI, via the coding sequence GTGAAAATCAAATACAATATTATTGAGAAGTCTCAGGTTGCAAACTGTAAAGAATCGTATACGCTAGGTCAAGCTTTAGACGTTTTAGAGGAAAGTGGCTATCGATGTATTCCTGTACTAGATGAGTCAGAAAAGATGTTTGTTGGTAATATTTACGTCCAACAAGTTTACGAAGCATTAGCAAAACACACACTTTCTAAAGAAGATACTATTGCATCTCTTATTCAAGACAAGGATGTTTTTATGCAGGAAGATGCTTCCTTCTTCCGCATCTTCTCCCTCATTAAACGCTATCCTTACTTAGCGATTTTAAATGAAAGAGAAGAATTTGCAGGCATCTTAACCCATGCGAATGTGATGGCAATATTAGAGGACTCATGGGGTATTCAAAGTGGTAACTATACGCTAACTGTATCCACTCAAGAGTATCAAGGTGCATTAAGTTTATTAGTGGAGTCCATTCGTGAATACACGAGCCTTCACAGCTTAATGACACTAGATAATGAGAGTACGTTTTTCAGACGCATTATCGTAACTCTTCCAAGTGATGTCACAGAAGACACGTTAGAAAGACTAATCAACCACCTTGAAGACAGAGGCTTCCGCGTGTTTGATGTAGAAAAGATTTAG
- a CDS encoding cysteine hydrolase family protein, translating to MRALIVIDYTYDFVAPDGKLTCGERGQAIEDRLTEITKGFMERQDYTILAIDAHKENDSFHPESKLFPPHNVIGTKGRELYGKLQPLVEGSNNYEWFDKTRYSAFAGTEIEMKLRERKITEVHLVGVCTDICVLHTAVDAYNKGFSIVVHEDAVDSFNPEGHEWALGHFKDTLGATVVSAWTPED from the coding sequence ATGAGAGCTTTGATTGTGATTGATTATACATATGATTTTGTCGCACCAGATGGTAAACTTACGTGCGGCGAGAGAGGCCAAGCGATTGAGGATCGGTTAACAGAGATTACGAAAGGGTTTATGGAGCGACAGGACTACACGATTCTTGCTATTGACGCTCACAAAGAAAACGATTCGTTCCATCCGGAATCGAAGCTCTTCCCACCGCACAATGTTATCGGTACGAAGGGCAGAGAGCTTTATGGAAAGCTTCAGCCTCTAGTAGAAGGGTCGAACAACTACGAGTGGTTTGATAAAACGCGATATAGTGCCTTTGCTGGTACAGAAATAGAGATGAAGCTTCGTGAACGAAAAATAACAGAAGTCCATTTAGTTGGTGTGTGCACGGACATTTGTGTCCTCCACACTGCGGTTGATGCGTACAATAAAGGATTTTCGATTGTCGTGCATGAGGATGCGGTGGATAGCTTTAACCCTGAGGGACACGAATGGGCTTTAGGTCACTTTAAGGATACGCTTGGCGCAACGGTTGTCTCCGCTTGGACACCAGAGGATTAA
- a CDS encoding cyclase family protein, with amino-acid sequence MSTHSGTRVDAPYHYDETGLTIEI; translated from the coding sequence ATGTCCACTCATAGCGGAACACGCGTCGATGCACCGTATCACTATGATGAAACGGGCTTAACAATCGAGATATGA
- a CDS encoding cyclase family protein produces the protein MFKSTEHVHDYESYPAFSVEAIELLEQKGISMIGTDGPSVDPLTSEELLAHHACRRAIILILKGL, from the coding sequence TTGTTTAAATCGACGGAGCACGTTCATGATTATGAGAGCTATCCAGCGTTTTCTGTTGAAGCGATTGAGTTGCTTGAGCAAAAAGGAATTAGTATGATCGGAACAGATGGTCCTTCTGTTGATCCATTAACAAGTGAAGAACTCCTTGCACACCACGCTTGCAGACGTGCTATAATTCTCATTTTAAAGGGGCTCTGA
- a CDS encoding thioredoxin family protein — MKTLQATDVSELYKDEGECVLFLTTPLCGTCMVARKFLTIVDHMESMPPIGEVDINYIPELAQEWEVTSVPCLLVIKNGRPTKRLYAFQSVATVVEFLQEA; from the coding sequence ATGAAGACATTACAAGCAACAGATGTGAGCGAGCTTTATAAAGATGAAGGAGAGTGCGTGTTATTTTTAACAACCCCACTTTGCGGAACATGTATGGTAGCACGAAAGTTTTTAACGATCGTAGACCATATGGAATCCATGCCTCCTATTGGGGAAGTAGATATCAATTATATACCTGAGCTTGCACAAGAGTGGGAAGTAACAAGTGTTCCTTGCTTATTAGTAATAAAGAATGGAAGGCCGACAAAACGTCTCTATGCCTTCCAATCAGTCGCTACAGTTGTCGAGTTTTTACAGGAAGCGTGA
- a CDS encoding metallophosphoesterase family protein, producing the protein MKKIAVISDIHGNMHALQAVLADIKSQYIDEIVVLGDLAFRGPHPNECVDLVKKHARYVIKGNADEWAVRGIHEGEVPEHVLDGMRTEQAFTHSQLTEENLTYLHSLPETLELPLTNKKQLFVFHATPDSLFEVVPSDASNEKLLKLIASNERANLFAYGHIHVAHQRTINGKLVFNTGSVGLPFDGDNRASYAIVHAKDDVQLTLRRVSYDIDAAVEALASYPAHAIPLLTHVYTNGALPK; encoded by the coding sequence ATGAAAAAAATCGCAGTGATATCTGATATTCATGGCAACATGCACGCGTTACAAGCAGTTTTAGCAGACATCAAGTCTCAATACATTGACGAAATCGTCGTATTAGGTGATTTAGCCTTTAGAGGTCCTCATCCAAATGAGTGCGTGGACCTAGTTAAAAAGCATGCGAGGTACGTCATTAAAGGTAATGCAGATGAATGGGCAGTTCGAGGTATTCACGAAGGTGAAGTACCAGAGCATGTCCTAGATGGCATGAGAACAGAACAAGCCTTTACGCACTCCCAATTAACAGAAGAAAATCTTACGTACCTTCACTCGCTTCCTGAAACACTAGAGTTACCTTTAACAAACAAAAAACAGCTGTTTGTTTTTCACGCTACGCCAGATAGTCTATTTGAGGTCGTGCCAAGTGACGCATCTAACGAGAAATTATTAAAGCTAATAGCATCAAATGAGCGAGCCAATCTGTTTGCCTATGGGCACATTCATGTTGCCCATCAACGGACGATAAATGGAAAACTCGTTTTTAATACTGGCAGTGTTGGACTTCCTTTTGACGGTGATAATCGTGCATCATACGCAATTGTTCACGCTAAAGATGATGTTCAATTAACACTAAGAAGAGTAAGTTATGATATTGACGCCGCTGTAGAAGCACTAGCTAGCTACCCAGCACACGCTATTCCATTACTTACTCATGTGTATACAAACGGCGCTTTGCCGAAGTAG
- a CDS encoding conserved virulence factor C family protein, translating into MRIISVEPTPSPNTMKFTLSESLPQGTANNYTKESVEGAPDFIKDILAIDGVTGAYHVADFIAVDRHPKKDWKEVLPAVRKVFGEESADVHSHEVDEHFGEVSVQIQVFKDIPMQVKVTDGESEHREALPVQFIDAVTKATKDEDNVVFMRKWEDQKPRYGALEDVANEVSEELQASYTSERLDKLVDAALQPEKKKVERNWLKVTLPMFEEEDWKKRFAMLEQIDPSLDDLPLLEKALEDEKPSIRRLATIYLGMIEDEQVIPYLEKALSDKSITVRRTAGDAMSDISSTKAMPAMIAALEDKNKLVRWRAAMFLYEIGDETAVPALKKAEEDSEFEVALQAKLALARIESGEKAKGSVWKQMTEAFDND; encoded by the coding sequence ATGCGAATTATATCAGTAGAACCAACACCGAGTCCAAATACGATGAAATTTACTCTGAGTGAATCCTTACCTCAAGGTACGGCAAATAATTATACAAAAGAGTCAGTCGAAGGTGCGCCTGATTTTATTAAGGACATACTAGCAATTGACGGAGTGACGGGAGCTTACCACGTCGCAGATTTTATTGCGGTAGATAGACATCCTAAAAAAGACTGGAAGGAAGTTCTTCCTGCCGTTCGAAAAGTATTTGGAGAAGAATCAGCAGATGTTCATTCTCATGAGGTGGATGAGCATTTCGGCGAAGTTTCTGTCCAAATTCAAGTTTTTAAAGATATTCCAATGCAGGTTAAGGTGACGGACGGTGAAAGTGAGCATCGCGAAGCGCTTCCTGTTCAGTTTATTGATGCAGTGACGAAGGCAACGAAAGATGAAGATAACGTCGTCTTTATGAGGAAGTGGGAGGACCAAAAGCCACGCTATGGTGCTTTAGAGGACGTTGCAAATGAGGTGTCTGAAGAGCTACAGGCAAGCTATACGAGCGAACGCTTAGATAAGCTTGTGGATGCTGCGTTGCAACCAGAAAAGAAAAAAGTGGAGAGAAATTGGCTCAAGGTCACGCTACCGATGTTTGAAGAAGAGGATTGGAAGAAGCGTTTTGCGATGCTAGAACAAATAGATCCATCCTTAGATGACTTACCGCTACTCGAAAAAGCGCTAGAGGATGAGAAGCCATCGATTCGTCGATTAGCAACGATTTATCTTGGTATGATTGAGGATGAACAGGTGATTCCTTACTTGGAAAAGGCACTTTCAGATAAGTCGATTACGGTTAGACGTACAGCAGGTGATGCGATGTCGGATATTAGTAGCACAAAGGCAATGCCTGCTATGATTGCAGCTTTAGAAGATAAAAATAAGTTAGTTCGATGGAGAGCGGCTATGTTCCTATATGAAATTGGGGATGAAACAGCAGTGCCAGCTTTAAAGAAAGCAGAGGAAGACAGTGAATTTGAAGTAGCGCTTCAGGCAAAGCTAGCATTAGCTAGAATTGAGAGTGGAGAAAAAGCAAAAGGTTCTGTATGGAAGCAAATGACCGAGGCGTTTGACAACGATTAA
- a CDS encoding PH domain-containing protein → MMQEPEVWNEDTIRAIPDQPLAEKTLTVWKIASALQVIYLAIIGGIYAILSIFFTIPLYILFSILGVLAVLMIINTFYIQPLKWRKWRYKVYDNELELMRGVFIVQRVIIPMIRVQHVDTKQGPLLRHYKLATVTVSTAATVHEIPGLDVVDADSLRDQIAKLAREADPDDE, encoded by the coding sequence ATGATGCAAGAACCAGAAGTATGGAACGAGGATACGATCCGTGCGATTCCAGATCAACCGTTAGCTGAAAAAACGCTAACGGTTTGGAAAATCGCGTCTGCACTGCAAGTTATCTATCTTGCGATTATTGGAGGGATCTATGCGATACTATCGATCTTCTTCACCATTCCTCTTTATATTCTTTTTTCTATTTTAGGTGTTTTAGCAGTCCTAATGATTATTAATACATTTTATATACAGCCATTAAAGTGGCGGAAATGGCGATATAAAGTGTATGACAATGAACTAGAGCTTATGAGAGGCGTTTTTATTGTGCAACGAGTCATCATACCAATGATCCGAGTACAGCATGTTGATACAAAACAGGGACCTCTTTTAAGACATTATAAGCTAGCAACTGTAACCGTCTCGACAGCGGCAACCGTCCATGAAATTCCAGGTCTTGATGTGGTGGACGCTGATTCATTACGTGATCAGATTGCAAAGCTTGCGAGAGAAGCGGATCCAGATGACGAATAG